In Maylandia zebra isolate NMK-2024a linkage group LG12, Mzebra_GT3a, whole genome shotgun sequence, a single genomic region encodes these proteins:
- the ercc6l gene encoding DNA excision repair protein ERCC-6-like, whose product MDGANGTGEVWQISEKLEKSLSIDTEDEMETYHRFIQDGKDAARQGDLHKALEFFRLAYNIHHSHKLESRIKKIEELIAENDLEEDDDEFVNVNSSGLMLFKELYDKLYDYQRDGVVFLYSLYRDGRKGGILADDMGLGKTIQVISFLSGMYDNELAKHTLLIMPTSLITNWTKEFSKWTPGMRVKEFHGISKGERTRNLEKVQRRGGVIITTYTMLLNNWQQLSTYNGKEFTWDYMILDEAHKIKSTTTKTAKSAYAIPSKNRVLLTGTPVQNNLREMWALFDFACQGTLLGMAKTFKAEYENPITRAREKDATPGEKALGSRMSENLMAIIKPYFLRRTKSEVQKNKTNSTRNKEHLEDMEDHVPNLEADSGAVMPKLTRKNDLIVWTYLSAVQEDIYRQFISLDHIRELLLTTRSPLAELNILKKLCDHPRLLSAAAIAKLGLEESAADCQETTEANDHSIISVPDHTLISESGKMVFLFSLLDRLRQEGHRTLVFAHYRKVLDIIERILGNRGFKVLRLDGTITQIAERERLISLFQTDKRYSVFLLTTQVGGVGITLTAADRVVIYDPSWNPATDAQAVDRAYRIGQTENVVIYRLITCGTVEEKIYRRQVFKDSLIRQNTGDKKNPFRYFSKQELKELFTLEDTRSSSTQLQLQALHARHRRTDPELDKHITHLHTMEMFGISDHDLMFTLDINHDEALENQEEHHYIEGRVQKAQELMKAESELQMQLAESMVSSTEPAWLRYPADNNSRERSHEKKPHPSYPKQDTSLAWSPAVVDLEQTASGKEATLENLSKGVIDLTAEESTAEVSHHSLAEQNLDSPKHPSVKLERSLLEAADPIEVSVVLMEAGDVADTSVREGLNESAAASLYVTAADEDEQKMMGHLTLKYDDSEMELGSPHITPPENRRLSALRVSSLSLRADTSSRIGSELESLNGNFNLQLEDSGADHDEAELQEEEEEELLSQLQLEGSFDVGKSLCEWQQKEASSYSASNGRAVSLNESHDSVVGIRKKKAAVIYDSEEETQEEDDGQLENSFQVSGASTPKSACTGTTPLRTRKSIGGNTSVASHRSFLHSIIEDMDNQDSHEDDGDASDVHSDEAEEDMIGLAHDEVEEEEPSGETVNSEEEFVEEEMEEEFEEEGDFESGDTEEYGEGSLLEETSTEPELVSNEAMDQCTAETGVKEVEDESYDSLVQRGRECYSKAELDEALDFFLRAIDIKPGDPEIQLMTIQLYRQLSQVARRS is encoded by the exons GTCTTTGTCCATCGACACCGAAGACGAAATGGAAACTTACCACag GTTCATTCAAGATGGCAAAGACGCTGCCCGACAGGGAGACCTGCACAAAGCGCTGGAGTTCTTCAGACTGGCTTACAACATTCACCACAGTCACAAACTGGAAAGCCGGATCAAAAAAATCGAAGAGCTCATCGCTGAGAATGACTTGGAGGAAGATGATGACGAGTTTGTTAATGTTAACAGCAGCGGtttaatgctttttaaagaGCTGTATGACAAGCTGTACGACTACCAGAGGGATGGAGTGGTCTTCTTGTACAGTCTCTACAGAGATGGCCGGAAAGGCGGGATTTTAGCTGATGACATGGGACTGGGCAAAACCATCCAGGTGATATCATTCCTCTCTGGCATGTACGACAATGAGCTGGCTAAACACACACTCCTGATCATGCCGACTTCCCTCATCACAAACTGGACCAAGGAGTTCTCCAAATGGACTCCGGGCATGAGGGTGAAGGAGTTTCATGGCATCAGCAAAGGAGAGAGGACCAGGAATCTGGAGAAAGTTCAGAGGAGGGGCGGCGTCATCATCACCACCTACACGATGCTCTTAAACAACTGGCAGCAGCTGTCCACCTACAATGGCAAAGAGTTCACATGGGACTATATGATCCTGGACGAGGCTCACAAGATAAAAAGCACAACCACCAAAACCGCCAAAAGTGCCTACGCCATACCGTCCAAGAACCGAGTTCTACTCACAGGAACTCCGGTCCAGAACAACCTGAGAGAAATGTGGGCTCTCTTCGACTTTGCCTGTCAGGGCACCCTCCTCGGCATGGCGAAAACATTCAAAGCGGAGTACGAGAACCCCATCACCCGGGCCCGGGAGAAGGACGCCACTCCAGGAGAAAAGGCGCTGGGATCCCGGATGTCAGAGAACCTGATGGCAATAATAAAACCGTATTTCCTGCGCAGGACCAAGTCCGaagtacagaaaaacaaaacaaacagcacaCGTAACAAGGAACACTTGGAGGACATGGAAGACCATGTtccaaaccttgaagcagactCTGGAGCGGTGATGCCCAAATTGACGAGAAAAAACGACCTGATTGTCTGGACTTACCTGAGTGCCGTTCAGGAGGACATCTACAGGCAGTTCATATCGCTGGACCACATCAGAGAGCTCCTGCTGACCACCCGATCGCCTCTAGCTGAGTTAAACATTCTGAAAAAGCTGTGCGACCACCCGAGGCTCCTCTCTGCTGCCGCCATAGCCAAGTTAGGCTTGGAGGAGAGTGCAGCTGACTGCCAGGAGACCACAGAGGCCAACGATCACAGCATCATCAGCGTTCCTGATCACACCTTGATCTCAGAGTCTGGGAAGAtggtctttcttttctctctcctagATCGGCTCAGGCAGGAAGGCCACCGCACCCTCGTCTTTGCCCATTACAGGAAGGTGCTCGACATCATCGAGCGCATCCTGGGCAACAGAGGCTTCAAAGTGCTGCGGCTAGATGGAACCATCACTCAGATCGCAGAGCGAGAGAGGCTCATCTCTCTGTTCCAGACTGACAAACGGTACTCAGTCTTCCTCCTCACCACCCAGGTCGGTGGAGTCGGCATCACCTTAACAGCAGCCGACAGGGTGGTCATCTACGACCCCAGCTGGAACCCTGCGACAGACGCCCAGGCCGTTGACAGGGCGTACCGCATAGGCCAGACTGAAAACGTCGTCATCTACAGGCTGATCACCTGCGGCACTGTGGAGGAGAAGATTTACCGCCGGCAGGTTTTCAAAGACTCTCTTATTAGGCAGAATACCGGGGACAAAAAGAACCCGTTTCGGTACTTCAGCAAACAGGAGTTGAAGGAGCTCTTCACCTTGGAGGACACGCGGTCCTCCTCTACACAGCTCCAGCTTCAGGCGCTGCACGCCAGGCACCGGCGCACCGACCCTGAGCTCGACAAACATATCACACACCTCCACACCATGGAGATGTTTGGGATTTCTGACCATGACCTCATGTTTACACTTGACATCAACCACGACGAGGCCCTCGAGAACCAAGAGGAGCATCATTACATCGAAGGGCGGGTCCAGAAGGCTCAGGAGCTCATGAAGGCGGAGTCTGAGCTGCAGATGCAGCTGGCAGAGAGCATGGTGTCCAGCACGGAGCCGGCATGGCTCCGATACCCAGCAGACAACAACAGCCGGGAGCGGTCCCATGAGAAGAAACCACATCCTTCATATCCGAAGCAGGACACGAGCCTGGCCTGGTCTCCAGCTGTGGTGGATTTGGAACAGACTGCTTCTGGGAAGGAGGCCACTCTGGAGAATCTCAGCAAGGGAGTGATTGATCTGACTGCAGAGGAGAGCACAGCAGAGGTCAGCCACCATAGCCTCGCTGAGCAGAACCTGGATTCTCCGAAACACCCGTCAGTGAAGCTGGAAAGGAGCTTGTTGGAGGCGGCAGATCCGATCGAGGTGTCTGTGGTGCTGATGGAGGCTGGTGACGTAGCTGACACCTCAGTCAGAGAAGGACTCAATGAATCTGCGGCCGCGAGTCTGTATGTTACAGCAGCCGATGAAGATGAGCAGAAGATGATGGGACATTTGACCCTGAAGTACGATGACTCCGAGATGGAGCTGGGGTCTCCTCACATCACTCCTCCAGAAAACAGAAGACTTTCCGCGCTGCGCGTCTCCAGTTTGAGCCTCAGAGCCGACACATCATCCAGAATCGGCAGCGAGCTCGAGTCTTTGAATGGCAACTTCAACCTACAGCTGGAGGACAGTGGCGCCGATCACGATGAGGCGGAGCtgcaggaagaggaggaggaggagctgctgTCTCAGCTGCAGCTGGAGGGAAGTTTCGACGTGGGTAAATCTCTTTGTGAGTGGCAGCAGAAAGAAGCATCAAGTTACAGCGCGAGCAACGGCCGCGCCGTCAGCCTCAATGAGTCACATGACTCAGTCGTGGGTATCAGGAAGAAAAAGGCTGCTGTGATTTATGACAGTGAAGAGGAGACGCAGGAGGAGGATGATGGGCAGCTTGAGAACTCCTTCCAGGTTTCCGGAGCATCGACGCCAAAGTCAGCGTGCACTGGCACCACGCCGCTCCGTACTCGAAAGAGCATTGGTGGAAACACGTCCGTGGCTTCTCACCGCTCCTTCCTCCATTCCATCATTGAGGACATGGACAACCAGGACAGCCATGAAGATGATGGTGATGCTTCGGATGTCCATTCAGATGAGGCCGAAGAGGACATGATTGGTTTGGCTCATGATGAGGTTGAGGAGGAGGAACCCAGTGGAGAGACTGTAAACTCAGAGGAGGAGTTTGTAGaagaggagatggaggaggaatTTGAGGAGGAAGGAGACTTTGAGTCAGGAGACACTGAGGAATATGGAGAAGGGAGCCTCCTGGAGGAAACGTCCACCGAGCCTGAGTTGGTATCAAACGAGGCGATGGATCAGTGCACCGCCGAGACAGGTGTAAAGGAGGTCGAGGACGAGAGCTACGACTCGCTGGTGCAGCGAGGGCGGGAGTGCTACAGCAAAGCTGAGCTGGACGAGGCCCTGGACTTCTTCCTCAGAGCCATCGACATCAAACCCGGAGATCCGGAGATCCAGCTCATGACCATCCAGCTGTACCGGCAGCTGAGTCAGGTGGCGAGGAGATCCTAA